CGAACCCGACGAGGAGCCCGACCTGCTCGGCCAGTACCTGGCCCAGATCGGCGCCACCGCGCTGCTGACCGCCGAGGACGAGGTGACACTGGCCCGCCGCATCGAGGCCGGAGTCCGGGCCATGGAGGAACTGGAGGCGGCCGACACCGGCGAACCGGCCCCGACACCCGCGCGCCGCCGCGCGCTGGAGGAGACCGTCCGCGACGGTCGGGCGGCCAAGGACCACATGGTGCGGGCCAATCTGCGGCTGGTGGTCTCGATGGCCAAACGCCACGCCCACCGGGGACTGCCCCTGCTGGACGTCATCCAGGAGGGCAACCTCGGCCTCATCCGCGCCGTGGAGAAGTTCGACCACACCAAGGGCTTCAAGTTCTCCACCTACGCGACCTGGTGGATCCGGCAGGCCATCGAGCGGGGCCTGGCGACCCACGCGCGTACCGTGCGCCTTCCGGTGCACGTCGTCGAGCAGTTGCAGAAGCTGGCCAAGGTCGAGCGCAAGCTGCGCGGCCGGCTGGACCGTGAGCCGACCGCGGACGAGGTGGCGGCCGAGAGCGGCATCGACGGCGACAAGGTCGTCTGGCTGCGCCGGGTGGGACGGGACGCGGTCAGCCTGGACACTCCCGTCGACGAGGCAGGAGAGACCGTCGTCGGCGACCTCATCCCGGACACGGAGGTACTCCAGGCCCCCGAGGTCGCCGAGTTCCAGGCGCTGGCGGCGGAACTGCGGGAGGCCGTCGGCACCCTCGCTCCCCGCGAGGCCATGATCCTCAGCCTCCGCTACGGCCTGCACGACGGCCGCCCGCGCACCCTGCACCAGGTCGCCCAGCACGTGGGACTGACCCGGGAACGAGTCCGCCAACTGGAGAAGGCCTCGCTCGACCACCTGCGCGCCCCCGAGACCCGCGACCGGCTGCTGGACTGGGCGGGCTGATCCGGCGACACGGGGCCGCGCCGGGTTGCCCGCGCCGCTCACCGGAAACACCCTGACCAAGAACCCGTACGCGGTCCCCCAGTGTCAGGAGCCCCGGTGAACGTTTCCCCCACGGTCTGGCTGCTGACCGTCGCGGGCCTGTGCGTCCTCGTCGCCGCCGACTTCTTCATCGGCCGCAAGCCGCACGACGTGTCGATCAGGGAGGCCGGCATCTGGACGGCCGTCTGGGTGGTTCTGGCAGCCCTGTTCGGCGTGGGGCTGCTCGTGTTCGGCGGGGGCGGACCGGGCGGCGAGTTCTTCGCCGGTTACATCACCGAGAAGTCGCTGAGCGTCGACAACCTCTTCGTCTTCGTCCTGATCATGGCGAAGTTCGCGGTGCCCTCCCAGTACCAGCAGCGCGTGCTGATGGTCGGCGTCCTGGTGGCCCTGGTCCTGCGCGCCGGCTTCATCGCGGCCGGCGCGGCGATCATCTCCGCCTTCTCCTGGGTGTTCTACGTCTTCGGCGCCTTCCTGATCTGGACGGCCTGGAAGCTCATCCAGGACGCGCGCAAGGGAGGGCACGACGAGGAGTACGAGGAGAACAAGCTGCTGAAGTCGATCGAGCGCCGTTTCGGCGTCGCCGACCGGTACCACGGCACCAAGCTGTGGATCGAGGAGAACGGCCGGCGGGTGATGACCCCGATGCTGGTCGTGATGCTGGCGATCGGCATGACCGACGTCCTGTTCGCCCTGGACTCCATCCCCGCCATCTACGGCCTGACCCAGGACCCGTACATCGTGTTCACGGCCAACGCGTTCGCCCTGATGGGCCTGCGCCAGCTGTACTTCCTCATCGGCGGCCTGCTGAAGAGGCTCGTGCACCTCTCGTACGGTCTGTCGGTCATCCTGGGCTTCATCGGCGTGAAGCTGGTGCTGCACGCCCTGCACGAGTCCGGGGTCCACGTCCCCGAGATCGGCATCCCCTTCTCGCTCGGCTTCATCGTGCTCGTCCTCGCGGTCACCACGGCGACGAGCCTGTGGGCCGCGAGGAAGCAGGAGCGGGAGCAGGAGGACAGGCAGGAGGAGAGGCAGGAGCAGGGGCAGCCGCGGGGACCGGGCGTCTGACGCCGGCCTACTGGATGGTCCAGCCCACGCTGCCGACGCCCGAGCTGTAGATCGCGCAGACGCCGGAGGACTCGTTGTACTGTCCCGGCGCCAGGGTCACCCACTGGCCCGACACGTCCGGAGCCCAGCCGCAGACGATCTCGGCGCGGAAGGTGACGGTGCGGTCGGTGTTGTTCTTGCAGCCGGCGATGCCGTGGTCCGGATTGTTGTTGTGCACCCAGCCGTCGCAGTCCACGCCGGCCGCCGCCGCGGACGGGGCGGCCTGCGCCGGGACGGCGGAACCCGCCACCGTGAGCGCCAGGGCCGAGACCGTGGCGGCCAGCCCGGCGGCGACGACGTTCTTCCTGCGGTTCATGTGTACCCCCATGAGGTCGCGCGTTCTTCGCTTGCGGGACCAGTCAAGGAGAAGACGGCTTCCGCCGGTACCTCGCACATGTGAGGGTCCGACGGCGCTCGTCCCCGGTACACACCGCGGGACCGGGGCTCGGCGGAGCCCCGGTCCCGTACGGCGTCGTGGCGCGGGTCAGGCGGCGATGGCCTCGTCGGCGTGGCCGTGCAGCCGGGCGACGACCTCGGTCAGCTGGGCGGCGACCTCGGCGTCGTCGGCCGGGTGGACCTCGGCGAAGCGGGTCACCGAACCGGGGATGGACAGCTTGATGTCCTCGATCACCTTGCCGCCGGCGATGCCCACGGCCTTGCGGGTGTCGTCCTGCGCCCACACGCCGCCGTACTGGCCGAAGGCGGTACCGACCACGGCGGCGGGCTTGCCGGCGAAGGCGCCCGCGCCGAACGGGCGGGACAGCCAGTCGATGGCGTTCTTCAGGACGGCCGGGATGGTGCCGTTGTACTCCGGCGAGAAGAGCAGGAAGGCGTCGGAGGCCTGGGCGGCCTCGCGCAGCTTCACGGCGGCGGCCGGGACGCTGCCCTCGACGTCGATGTCCTCGTTGTAGAAGGGGATGTCGGCCAGCCCCTCGAACAGCTGCACCTCGGCACCCTCCGGGGCGAACCGGGCGGCCGCCTCGGCGAGCTGGCGGTTGTGCGAACCGGCGCGAAGGCTGCCGACGAGCGCAAGGATGCGGACAGACATGAGTACTCCCACTGATGACGCGGACGCTGGGGGACAGACGCCGCTGAAACACTGCCGTTACGATCCGGACCGGGGTCCGTTTAATGTCTAACATCCTAACCGGACCGCGGTCCAGTTTTCTTCCCGATGCTTTACGCTGGCGACATGCCAGCCGCCCTGCCGCCCTTCCAGGAGCCCGAGAAGACCGCCGGTCCGCCCGAGCTGTTGCAGCTCGGGCCGTGGACCGAGGAGGACGAGCCCTGCCTGCGCGCCGACGCCGCCCGCAACCGGGCCCGGCTGCTGGAGGCCGCAGCCCGGCTGGTCGCCGAGCACGGCGCGGCCGGTCTGACGATGGAGGCGGTCGCCGCGGCGGCCTCGGTCGGCAAGGGCACGGTGTTCCGCCGCTTCGGCGACCGCACCGGTCTGCTCATGGCGCTGCTGGACCACTCCGAGAAGAA
This region of Streptomyces ambofaciens ATCC 23877 genomic DNA includes:
- a CDS encoding sigma-70 family RNA polymerase sigma factor; the protein is MAPQAGTRGTGTEDRRAATRTARLRSRIPEPDEEPDLLGQYLAQIGATALLTAEDEVTLARRIEAGVRAMEELEAADTGEPAPTPARRRALEETVRDGRAAKDHMVRANLRLVVSMAKRHAHRGLPLLDVIQEGNLGLIRAVEKFDHTKGFKFSTYATWWIRQAIERGLATHARTVRLPVHVVEQLQKLAKVERKLRGRLDREPTADEVAAESGIDGDKVVWLRRVGRDAVSLDTPVDEAGETVVGDLIPDTEVLQAPEVAEFQALAAELREAVGTLAPREAMILSLRYGLHDGRPRTLHQVAQHVGLTRERVRQLEKASLDHLRAPETRDRLLDWAG
- a CDS encoding TerC/Alx family metal homeostasis membrane protein → MNVSPTVWLLTVAGLCVLVAADFFIGRKPHDVSIREAGIWTAVWVVLAALFGVGLLVFGGGGPGGEFFAGYITEKSLSVDNLFVFVLIMAKFAVPSQYQQRVLMVGVLVALVLRAGFIAAGAAIISAFSWVFYVFGAFLIWTAWKLIQDARKGGHDEEYEENKLLKSIERRFGVADRYHGTKLWIEENGRRVMTPMLVVMLAIGMTDVLFALDSIPAIYGLTQDPYIVFTANAFALMGLRQLYFLIGGLLKRLVHLSYGLSVILGFIGVKLVLHALHESGVHVPEIGIPFSLGFIVLVLAVTTATSLWAARKQEREQEDRQEERQEQGQPRGPGV
- a CDS encoding NAD(P)H-dependent oxidoreductase, whose translation is MSVRILALVGSLRAGSHNRQLAEAAARFAPEGAEVQLFEGLADIPFYNEDIDVEGSVPAAAVKLREAAQASDAFLLFSPEYNGTIPAVLKNAIDWLSRPFGAGAFAGKPAAVVGTAFGQYGGVWAQDDTRKAVGIAGGKVIEDIKLSIPGSVTRFAEVHPADDAEVAAQLTEVVARLHGHADEAIAA